In a genomic window of Henningerozyma blattae CBS 6284 chromosome 9, complete genome:
- the TBLA0I01880 gene encoding uncharacterized protein (similar to Saccharomyces cerevisiae REG1 (YDR028C) and REG2 (YBR050C); ancestral locus Anc_3.258), whose amino-acid sequence MPLVPLSAFAFAFVFVSAFAFAFYHHCYYYKTYRHPIHHHMANNNSPHHPPGNSPRHNSHFISSNYHIPRPCDDSSLSSTVPSHVDYLSHRWQDEEELAATWWCLAAQRAALSPPLPPARAARLANACWRTWAQQRNRLNTVPPATINWAKDSDVTWLYGPALTSQGITQSDTPSATHDDTCRGTITTKTTTTRQVPRPILKARPMRQAIREASVWKLRRRRDRQISTRLRMLIRANSAQGTCTVEDSDSDVESQLDSQLDSQLEFQSDSLSHSLLHSLSNSFSNSPQPRHVRFDEEVVQCIAVSAESSVPKLARSILPLPSTSLVYSDSDSESSGFSSDFDSDSDFKDECPLGQYPGGSLTRVSPTELSTAISTALSSPTQEWDCNSFVDSNYIYTKQTDIVTPAPGYDVVDIPANIDLQTLIGSAIVAPPDIPVVVNDDPLLHSDGSRQKLRGAFLLHADSDSDY is encoded by the coding sequence ATGCCGTTGGTGCCACTTTCTGCctttgcttttgcttttgtttttgtgtctgcttttgcttttgctttcTACCATCACTGCtattattacaaaacaTACCGCCACCCTATCCACCACCACATGGCCAACAACAATAGTCCTCACCACCCTCCTGGAAATAGTCCCCGTCACAATTCGCATTTCATTTCCTCTAATTACCATATTCCTCGTCCCTGTGATGATTCGTCGTTAAGCAGCACAGTCCCTTCACATGTGGATTATCTTTCACATCGTTGgcaagatgaagaagaactTGCTGCCACTTGGTGGTGTCTTGCCGCACAGCGCGCGGCGCTATCACCTCCGCTACCTCCTGCTAGAGCAGCCAGGTTGGCCAATGCATGTTGGCGTACATGGGCCCAACAACGTAATAGGTTGAACACTGTGCCACCTGCCACTATCAATTGGGCCAAGGATTCCGATGTGACTTGGCTCTATGGGCCCGCACTTACTTCTCAAGGCATTACACAAAGTGATACACCAAGTGCTACGCATGATGATACGTGTAGGGGAACCATCACGACGAAGACCACCACTACTCGTCAGGTTCCAAGACCTATTCTTAAGGCGAGACCCATGAGACAAGCCATACGGGAAGCCTCCGTGTGGAAGTTGCGTAGACGGAGAGATAGACAGATCAGTACACGTCTAAGAATGTTGATTCGGGCTAATTCTGCCCAGGGGACGTGTACTGTGGAAGATTCAGATTCAGATGTAGAATCTCAACTGGATTCTCAGCTGGATTCTCAATTGGAATTTCAATCAGATTCACTCTCACATTCGCTTTTACATTCACTTTCGAATTCGTTTTCAAACTCCCCACAACCACGCCATGTTCgatttgatgaagaagtCGTTCAATGTATTGCTGTGTCTGCAGAATCCTCGGTCCCCAAATTGGCTCGCAGTATCCTACCGTTACCAAGTACATCTCTTGTCTATTCTGACTCCGATTCAGAATCGTCTGGCTTCTCTTCCGATTTCGATTCAGATTCCGATTTCAAAGACGAGTGTCCCTTGGGTCAATACCCTGGCGGCTCTCTCACTAGAGTCTCACCCACAGAACTCTCCACTGCAATCTCCACCGCCCTTTCCTCCCCAACACAAGAATGGGATTGTAATTCATTCGTGGATTCCAACTACATATATACAAAACAAACCGATATCGTCACTCCTGCCCCAGGCTACGATGTTGTCGACATCCCAGCAAACATAGATCTCCAAACTTTGATTGGATCTGCAATTGTCGCTCCTCCAGATATTCCTGTTGTTGTCAACGATGACCCTTTATTGCATAGCGATGGTTCAAGACAAAAACTAAGAGGAGCTTTCCTATTGCATGCTGATTCAGATTCAGattactaa
- the TBLA0I01890 gene encoding Zn(II)2Cys6 transcription factor (similar to Saccharomyces cerevisiae LYS14 (YDR034C); ancestral locus Anc_3.264), with protein sequence MSNQSSSTIDQQRLNSLFEKSSSSSNSSSNNSNHPLTTNDSNISLTTINSPILQSITTFGNPKDISINKTSPSTSPVEELFNQSFLGNSIQSNTTNTSPDLDLELNEFSTVMDMMNSVNNMNVNQQLTETNTAPKASIKTDVSSTVKNEKGKVIKRKYSRNGCTECKKRRMKCDETKPICWQCSRLNRSCIYILNPKNKKRNSTTSPTQQQQTTTKTKSKSISESRSLSESKLPTTTTTTAAVPVMTATRASDILNNIDLSPLQHTTASASPPKQVANPLTHNYFLSNDDSQSLLQDLNDIINMKLNDYISLNNGVAIDVYDNNSINNNMGKIHTHIPNSICSKDVIQFNINLEETFPVEKQHLKYMKFFVNQVLNIISPFFENQPNPLKDIFLSFAKYEPYLMSAILAIGASSLYRLNGEGEDNKNYGVYLNNCLNLLDNILAEVEGAEDKIESIILTMMLLTWDCIHTMDNQWRLRLKNVVGLFKRLNKETTTKNDSSIRNSKVLNLSRCWFKIMETFASISTELGGSLSDLNDIEIIFDSSNDYEYMESLKNLNVITQLNGFNLLRGHREDFDLVIKRVLQCLHKLRVASKGTTDDDNGVNFFEISKILVEIDKQLEYQFIDKSGIIPLESPSHPLNSGIHDNAIDRLNVDDKDVYVSWYDITHQVQVLSFLLIVQLKIMKLENTNAMVQQVIRRVLKYFEIFNLQQDETKMNTRSCYCNFAISLCGMNVSVEDTTSIEIIRNYYRMNRDKFNRLSEYNLRKLENLWGIQKQDNSDETQLTTTATTAAAAASREQEHEQKQGEQDKRNNTDEGVKTEDVLIW encoded by the coding sequence ATGTCGAATCAATCCTCTTCAACCATTGACCAACAGAGATTGAATTCGTTATTTGAAAAGAGTAGCAGTAGTAGCAatagtagtagtaataaCAGTAATCATCCCCTTACTACTAATGATTCCAATATATCTTTGACTACTATCAATTCTCCAATTCTACAATCCATCACCACATTTGGCAATCCAAAAGATATTTCCATAAATAAAACCTCTCCATCAACGTCACCTGtggaagaattatttaaccAAAGTTTCCTGGGTAACTCAATTCAAAGTAATACAACAAACACGTCACCTGATTTGGATTTGGAATTGAATGAATTTTCCACTGTTATGGATATGATGAATTCTGTCAATAATATGAATGTGAACCAACAACTAACAGAAACCAACACTGCCCCAAAGGCATCCATTAAGACGGATGTGAGTTCCACCGTGAAGAATGAAAAGGGTAAAGTCATCAAGAGAAAATATTCTAGAAATGGGTGCACCGAATGTAAAAAGAGAAGAATGAAATGTGATGAAACCAAACCTATATGTTGGCAATGTTCCAGATTGAATAGAtcatgtatatatattttgaaccctaaaaacaagaaaagaaatagtACTACGAGTCCCacacaacaacaacagaCGACAACAAAGACGAAATCTAAATCTATTAGTGAGTCGAGGTCACTTAGTGAATCGAAACTTCCCACCACCACCACTACTACTGCTGCTGTACCAGTAATGACTGCTACAAGAGCAagtgatattttaaacaatattgATTTGAGTCCCTTACAACATACTACAGCAAGTGCATCACCACCAAAACAAGTGGCCAACCCTCTTACACATAATTATTTCCTAAGTAATGATGATTCTCAATCGTTATTACAAGATTTAAACGATATCATCAATATGAAATTGAAtgattatatttctttgaaTAATGGTGTGGCGATCGATGTGTacgataataatagtattaataataacatgGGCAAGATCCACACACATATTCCCAATTCTATTTGTTCTAAAGATGTcattcaatttaatatcaatcTCGAAGAAACTTTCCCCGTTGAAAAACaacatttaaaatatatgaaattttttgtcAATCaagtattaaatattatctcaccattttttgaaaaccAACCAAACCCATTGAAAGATATTTTCCTTTCGTTTGCCAAATACGAACCATATCTGATGTCTGCAATATTAGCCATTGGTGCATCGAGTTTGTATCGATTGAATGGTGAGGGGGAAGATAACAAGAATTATGGTGTATACTTGAACAATTGTTTGAATCTATTGGATAACATTCTGGCAGAAGTAGAAGGTGCTGAGGATAAGATTGAATCTATAATATTGACGATGATGCTATTGACGTGGGATTGTATACATACAATGGATAATCAATGGAGATTGAGATTGAAAAACGTTGTTGGGTTATTTAAACGATTAAATAAGGAGACAACCACAAAAAATGATTCTTCGATACGGAATTCCAAAGTATTGAATCTATCACGATGCTGGTTCAAAATCATGGAAACATTTGCCAGCATCAGTACGGAACTTGGAGGATCGTTGAGTGATTTGAATGATATAGAGATAATTTTCGATTCTAGTAATGATTACGAATATATGGAATCgttgaagaatttgaatgtGATTACTCAATTGAATGGGTTTAATCTGTTACGTGGCCACAGAGAGGATTTCGATCTTGTGATTAAAAGAGTTTTGCAATGCTTACATAAATTAAGGGTGGCCAGCAAGGGCACTACGGACGACGATAATGGTGTAAATTTTTTCGAAATCTCCAAAATCCTGGTGGAAATCGATAAACAATTGGAATATCAATTTATCGATAAGAGCGGTATCATCCCCTTGGAAAGTCCATCTCATCCATTAAACAGTGGGATCCATGATAATGCTATCGATCGATTGAACGTAGATGACAAAGACGTCTACGTGTCGTGGTATGACATCACACATCAAGTGCAAGTTCTATCGTTCTTGCTGATTGTACAATTAAAGATTATGAAATTGGAAAACACAAATGCTATGGTACAACAAGTGATACGACGtgttttgaaatattttgaaattttcaacTTGCAACAAGATGAGACCAAGATGAACACCCGTAGTTGTTATTGCAATTTTGCCATATCTTTATGCGGCATGAATGTGAGTGTTGAAGATACAACGAGTATTGAAATCATCCGGAATTACTATAGAATGAACCGTGATAAATTCAATCGACTAAGTGAGTATAATTTGAGGAAATTGGAGAATTTGTGGGGGATTCAAAAACAAGACAATTCGGATGAAACACAAttaacaacaacagcaacaacggcagcagcagcagcatCGCGAGAACAAGAACATGAACAAAAGCAAGGCGAACAAGATAAACGAAATAACACCGACGAAGGGGTAAAGACCGAAGATGTATTAatatggtaa
- the PRP6 gene encoding U4/U6-U5 snRNP complex subunit PRP6 (similar to Saccharomyces cerevisiae PRP6 (YBR055C); ancestral locus Anc_3.265) yields MERPSFLDQEPPPGYIAGVGRGAVGFSTRGSKFQQNNNENNGRIPKRFQKSNQFSGTDSHSKSIEELQDDKDAEDIFSAIDKRLQNKNKKLKRYKQENGLKYDKMADQFSDLKRGLMKITEDEWLNLPESGDITKVNKRQRLEEQLNRKMYAAPDSLLTEMTGGKTSNVSNVNLTKLTEEREKLLGKQLDLNFQEEEGQKSEMTNQYLNELNTLQLQMQNKYDNVEEDDVAKTRLILKSYRTSDPYKSEGWISSSRLEEKTGNLELARQLIIQGCEYCARDGDIWLENIRLHSNDIAKCKQIVTQGIRYNLKNVKLWIKAMELEKLCLNQKRILRKAIIKLPHEEKLWKLMIEKEDSPGELEMIMKKSVEMVPQSLGLWISFIRSLNNFKESINWLNVARKKLPKEPFLWIVELQMEEKFNKDVTIYKLTEILQNGFNCLIENGVEWDYRYWIKQAEILKESKEYDKSVEGIVSSVVCYKPLDHSELIKYFDELGNTNIQIIGYGNILLMEPTKFQLWQKLKQVCLKLNQLELMFEIYDKIIYQEGKINESLIKTQSIIGLMYCKELIKLGKNLKASQTINEMATICPDDLQVWLAKIKTDLLNGNHDMVKETFNQLIKKFPHEARVHYKYIKFLIFKTQLDQAKIHLKEYCLMKFPGNFIFYLQLSQIYELEKDYTSSHEVLKKGNDTVKDHYSIICINYAKVNEIFLHRISIARSILDRGILKTEGQEQELIQWNKIQMEQRNGNQEQYEFLIFENLKRFPHSSLIWRERILQTLNNMNSVKRLKTSEKRMIFQDALRATNNSSLILQTIGESFFINQPQNNVNNTLPLSQNDDLSTINKAVKWFERALKSDPRNGDAWIWYTRCLLQMQATPETIKAKCLSQVAEHEPNKGTLWLQTAKDIQNPYRTPSQVLSEICRM; encoded by the coding sequence ATGGAACGTCCCTCGTTTTTAGACCAAGAACCTCCACCAGGTTATATAGCAGGTGTTGGCAGAGGAGCAGTTGGATTTTCAACAAGAGGTAGTAAATTTCAacagaataataatgaaaacaaTGGTAGAATACCGAAAAGGTTTCAAAAATCTAATCAATTTAGTGGTACTGATTCCCATTCCAAAagtattgaagaattacaagatgataaagatgcagaagatattttttctgCCATTGATAAACGgttacaaaataaaaataaaaaattaaaacgatataaacaagaaaatgggttaaaatatgataaaatGGCAGATCAATTTAGTGATTTGAAAAGAGGATTGATGAAAATCACTGAAGATGAATGGCTTAATTTGCCTGAAAGTGGAGATATAACTAAAGTCAATAAACGTCAACGATTAGAAGAACAATTGAATCGTAAAATGTATGCGGCACCAGATTCACTTTTGACAGAGATGACAGGTGGTAAAACCTCTAATGTATCCAATGTGAATCTAACAAAATTGACTGaagaaagagaaaaattGTTGGGGAAACAATtagatttgaattttcaagAAGAAGAGGGACAGAAAAGTGAAATGACAAACcaatatttgaatgaatTGAATACATTACAACTTCAAAtgcaaaataaatatgataatgttgaagaagatgatgtGGCCAAGACAAGATTAATCTTAAAATCATATCGTACTTCTGATCCGTATAAATCCGAAGGGTGGATCTCATCAAGTCGATTGGAGGAAAAAACAGGGAACTTGGAATTGGCAAGAcaattaattattcaagGATGTGAATATTGTGCTCGTGATGGAGATATTTGGTTAGAAAACATTCGATTACATTCTAATGATATAGCGAAATGTAAACAAATTGTGACACAAGGGATACgatataatttgaaaaatgttaaattaTGGATTAAAGCTAtggaattggaaaaattatgTCTGAACCAAAAAAGAATCTTGAGAAAGGCTATAATTAAATTGCCTCATGAAGAGAAATTATGGAAATTGATGATAGAGAAGGAGGATTCACCAGGGGAATTGGAAATGATCATGAAGAAATCTGTGGAGATGGTTCCTCAATCTCTTGGATTGTGGATCAGCTTTATTCgatcattaaataattttaaagaatcaaTAAATTGGTTAAATGTAGCCAGGAAGAAATTACCCAAAGAACCATTTCTTTGGATTGTGGAGTTACAAATGGAAGAGAAATTCAATAAAGATGTTACCATTTATAAATTGACTGAAATCTTACAAAATGGTTTCAATTGTTTGATAGAAAATGGTGTTGAATGGGATTATAGATATTGGATTAAACAAGCAGAGATATTAAAGGAATCAAAAGAGTATGACAAGAGTGTGGAAGGTATTGTTAGTAGTGTTGTTTGTTATAAACCTCTTGATCACAGTGAGTtgatcaaatattttgatgaGTTGggtaatacaaatattcaaatcattGGTTACGGGAATATACTTTTAATGGAACCTACCAAATTCCAACTTTggcaaaaattaaaacaagtttgtttgaaattgaaccaattggaattgatgtttgaaatttatgATAAAATCATCTATCAAGAGGGGAAGATTAATGAATCATTGATCAAGACTCAATCGATTATTGGATTAATGTACTGTAAagaattgataaaattggggaaaaatttgaaagcTTCTCAAACTATTAATGAAATGGCCACCATATGTCCCGATGATTTACAAGTATGGTTAGCAAAGATTAAAACCGATTTACTTAATGGCAATCATGATATGGTGAAAGAGACGtttaatcaattgatcAAAAAATTCCCTCATGAGGCAAGGGTTCattacaaatatattaaatttttaatcttcAAGACTCAATTGGATCAAGCCAAGattcatttaaaagaatattgtTTGATGAAATTCCCTGGAAATTTCATATTctatttacaattatcaCAAATCTATGAACTCGAGAAAGATTATACTTCCAGCCATGAGGTTTTGAAAAAGGGGAATGACACAGTCAAAGACCATTACTCTATTATATGTATCAATTATGCAAAGGTCAATGAGATTTTCCTACACCGTATCTCCATTGCCAGATCTATTTTGGATCGTGGCATTCTCAAGACTGAGGGTCAAGAACAAGAATTGATCCAATGGAACAAGATCCAAATGGAACAACGTAATGGCAATCAAGAACAATACgaatttttaatctttgaGAATTTAAAACGGTTCCCTCATAGTAGTTTAATTTGGAGAGAACGAATCTTACAAACgttaaataatatgaacAGCGTCAAACGTCTCAAAACTAGtgaaaaaagaatgatATTCCAAGATGCATTAAGGGCTACCAATAATTCCAGTTTAATATTACAAACAATTGGTGAATCCTTCTTTATAAACCAACCTCAAAACAATGTCAACAACACATTGCCATTATCTCAAAATGATGATCTTTCAACAATCAATAAAGCCGTTAAATGGTTTGAAAGAGCATTAAAATCAGATCCACGTAATGGAGATGCTTGGATTTGGTATACAAGATGCCTTTTACAAATGCAAGCTACTCCAGAGACAATCAAGGCTAAATGCCTTTCACAAGTGGCTGAGCATGAACCTAACAAAGGCACCCTATGGCTACAAACTGCAAAGGACATCCAGAACCCCTACCGGACACCATCCCAGGTTCTGTCCGAGATTTGCCGCATGTGA
- the TBLA0I01905 gene encoding uncharacterized protein (similar to Saccharomyces cerevisiae YDR034W-B and YBR056W-A; ancestral locus Anc_3.267) encodes MPIRYPQQPPQQNVYYAQPPMQFQQQPVYVQQAPPPKDNGGCCKSFCKILICLAICDALT; translated from the coding sequence ATGCCAATCCGTTACCCACAACAACCTCCACAACAAAACGTTTACTACGCTCAACCTCCAATGCAATTTCAACAACAACCTGTATATGTACAACAGGCTCCTCCTCCAAAAGATAATGGTGGTTGTTGCAAATCGTTCTGTAAGATTCTAATATGCCTAGCTATTTGCGATGCGTTGACTTAA
- the TBLA0I01910 gene encoding uncharacterized protein (similar to Saccharomyces cerevisiae MUM2 (YBR057C); ancestral locus Anc_3.269) has protein sequence MSYFSYDQNLQQQTHTPLLETTFSNLSFRDARGTPASSSVQQMDQRNSASASMNMNMAPGQQTPIARRYNSSSFVNSNANNGFNMPMQLNNFNNYSNDPCKNNGIVSNNSVNNTSTNTANNTNNSNTAENNNNNNNNNAHTSGFDTATSTAGRSIMDSSRVVNGSFNTTVDSSFSSGYSDLNNNPNMGKNAIDYINTKNGNMIDPSSKNILNESLEENRSSGEIMTNHNLKLQIGIKDTQIHIIEGEIEKLKNKLIHEQHNNPNKAHIQHHQQQQHPDSDDVSLKVPQNIVAIFRKFSEVLQRKERELGDSKHKLESILTSLALNLSNSVTAHGRYDAEALAHRMIVRIETLKRENKEFAKMLAYGRSKEVLIELQLMKRENEELKKTLKELQELKNENKNRVTEDSNLEHKKVNVETQQDLDQIELDKTESKVAVAK, from the coding sequence ATGagttatttttcttatgaTCAAAATTTACAACAACAAACACATACACCTCTCTTAGAGACTACGTTTTCTAATTTGTCATTCCGTGATGCTAGGGGGACGCCAGCATCATCATCTGTTCAACAAATGGATCAAAGGAATTCTGCTAGTGCATCAATGAATATGAACATGGCTCCTGGCCAACAAACTCCAATTGCTAGAAGGTATAATTCATCTAGTTTTGTGAATAGTAATGCTAATAATGGATTTAATATGCCTATGcaattaaacaatttcaataattattcTAATGATCCTTGTAAGAATAACGGTattgtttcaaataatagtGTCAATAATACCTCGACTAATACCgctaataatactaataacaGTAATACTgcagaaaataataacaataataataacaataatgcACATACTTCTGGGTTTGATACGGCTACATCAACAGCCGGAAGAAGTATAATGGATTCTTCAAGAGTAGTTAATGGTAGTTTCAACACTACGGTGGATAGTTCATTCAGTAGTGGATATAGtgatttgaataataatccaaatatGGGCAAAAATGCTATTGATTATATCAATACTAAAAATGGTAATATGATTGACCCTAGtagtaaaaatattcttaatGAATCCCTTGAAGAGAATAGAAGTTCTGGTGAGATAATGACTAAtcataatttgaaattacaaattgGTATTAAAGATACTCAAATTCATATCATTGAAggagaaattgaaaaattgaagaacaAATTAATTCATGAACAGCATAATAATCCTAATAAAGCGCATATACAACACcaccaacaacaacaacatcCAGATTCAGATGATGTATCATTAAAAGTTCCACAAAATATCGTTGctatatttagaaaattttctGAAGTATtacaaagaaaagaaagagaaTTAGGAGACTCCAAGCATAAACTAGAAAGTATTTTAACTTCATTAGCTTTAAATCTAAGTAATTCTGTTACTGCACATGGTAGATATGATGCAGAAGCATTAGCTCATAGAATGATAGTAAGAATTGAAACTCTAAAACGAGAAAATAAGGAATTTGCCAAAATGTTGGCATATGGTAGGTCTAAGGAAGTATTGATTGAATTACAATTGatgaaaagagaaaatgaagaattaaagaagactttaaaagaattacaagaattgaaaaatgaaaataagaACCGTGTTACAGAAGATTCTAATTTGGAACATAAAAAAGTTAATGTAGAAACCCAACAAGATTTAGACCAAATAGAGCTTGATAAAACCGAATCCAAAGTTGCTGTTGCCAAATAA
- the TSC3 gene encoding Tsc3p (similar to Saccharomyces cerevisiae TSC3 (YBR058C-A); ancestral locus Anc_3.272) — MDSKTSATTTATTSQINKEKTELETSQAKTSFQYVETIHDAKVRTGTKDTFPQKIADCFEKLYWIYYIHLPFYLMTSFDSFCLHVFFLMIFSLSLFGIIKYIFL, encoded by the coding sequence ATGGATTCCAAAACATCTGCTACTACCACTGCTACTACTTCACAAATAAATAAGGAAAAAACTGAATTAGAGACGTCACAAGCAAAGACAAGTTTCCAATATGTTGAAACAATCCATGATGCTAAAGTACGTACAGGAACAAAAGATACATTCCCTCAAAAAATTGCAGActgttttgaaaaattgtaCTGGATATATTATATCCACTTAccattttatttgatgacATCATTTGATTCGTTTTGTCTTcatgtttttttcttaatgaTATTCAGTTTAAGTTTATttggtattattaaatacatATTCTTATAA